The Roseicyclus marinus genome has a segment encoding these proteins:
- the leuB gene encoding 3-isopropylmalate dehydrogenase, producing the protein MTDRSLLILPGDGIGPEVMAEVRKVIDWFGTRGITFDVSEDLVGGCAYDAHGTPLTDATMAKAQEVDAVLLGAVGGPKYDKLDFSVKPERGLLRLRKEMDLYANLRPAQCFDALADFSSLKKDVVAGLDIMIIRELTSGVYFGEPRGIIREGNERVGINTQRYTESEIARVARSAFEMARKRNNKVCSMEKANVMESGILWRDVVQEIHDAEYPDVELSHMYADAGAMQLTRWPKQFDVIVTDNLFGDLLSDLAAMLTGSLGMLPSASLGAPMENGRPKALYEPVHGSAPDIAGQGKANPIACILSFAMALRYSFDLGAEAERLEHAVNAVLADGVRTADLMGPEGGTPVSTAAMGDAIVAKLAASV; encoded by the coding sequence ATGACCGACCGCTCTCTCCTGATCCTTCCCGGCGACGGGATCGGCCCCGAAGTGATGGCCGAGGTGCGGAAGGTCATCGACTGGTTCGGCACGCGGGGCATCACCTTTGACGTGTCCGAGGACCTGGTGGGCGGCTGCGCCTATGACGCGCATGGCACGCCGCTGACCGATGCCACCATGGCGAAGGCGCAGGAAGTGGACGCCGTTCTGCTGGGTGCCGTGGGCGGTCCGAAATACGACAAGCTCGATTTCAGCGTGAAGCCCGAGCGCGGCCTGCTGCGCCTGCGCAAGGAGATGGACCTGTATGCCAACCTGCGCCCGGCGCAGTGTTTCGACGCGTTGGCCGATTTCTCGTCCCTGAAAAAGGACGTGGTGGCGGGCCTCGACATCATGATCATCCGCGAATTGACGAGCGGCGTCTATTTCGGCGAGCCGCGCGGCATCATCCGCGAAGGCAACGAGCGGGTGGGCATCAACACCCAGCGCTACACCGAAAGCGAGATCGCCCGCGTGGCGCGGTCGGCCTTTGAAATGGCGCGCAAGCGGAACAACAAGGTCTGTTCCATGGAAAAGGCCAACGTGATGGAATCGGGCATCCTGTGGCGCGACGTGGTGCAGGAAATCCACGATGCCGAATATCCCGATGTCGAGCTGTCGCACATGTATGCCGATGCGGGCGCGATGCAGCTGACCCGTTGGCCGAAACAGTTCGACGTGATCGTCACCGACAACCTGTTCGGCGATCTGTTGTCGGATCTGGCCGCGATGCTGACCGGCAGCTTGGGCATGCTGCCGTCGGCGTCGCTTGGCGCGCCGATGGAAAACGGCCGGCCCAAGGCGCTTTACGAGCCGGTGCATGGCTCCGCCCCCGATATCGCCGGTCAGGGCAAGGCCAACCCCATCGCCTGCATCCTGAGCTTCGCCATGGCGCTGCGCTATTCCTTTGACCTTGGCGCGGAGGCCGAGCGGCTGGAGCATGCCGTGAACGCGGTTCTGGCCGATGGCGTGCGCACCGCCGACCTGATGGGCCCCGAGGGCGGCACGCCGGTGTCGACCGCCGCGATGGGCGATGCCATCGTGGCCAAGCTGGCCGCGAGCGTCTGA
- a CDS encoding endonuclease/exonuclease/phosphatase family protein → MVLAGLPAGADALRIASFHTQLTREGPGLLLRDILRGGDGQVAASVAVIAAAGADVLVLQEVDFDADGLALAALADAVEAAGLSYPYRLALRPNTGRPTGVDIDGDGRSWRARDAQGYGHFNGQGGMAVLSRHPIGAVRDFSDLLWADLPGSAAQAVLPQAALPVLRLASVAAWDVAVELPGGPLHLLALHATPPVFDGPEDRNGWRNADELRFWALYLDGWSPGGLPFAARDFAVIGTLNVDPSRGEGRREGLGALLDHPRLQDVVPRRPGGGMETADWPDPVPGDLRVDYILPAARLTVTGAGVLWPEGEEGALPASVAAMASDHRLVWIDLAWPPE, encoded by the coding sequence GTGGTGCTGGCGGGTCTGCCCGCCGGGGCGGATGCATTGCGCATCGCCAGTTTCCACACGCAATTGACGCGCGAGGGACCGGGCCTGTTGCTGCGCGACATCCTGCGCGGTGGGGATGGGCAGGTGGCGGCCAGCGTCGCGGTGATCGCGGCGGCGGGGGCCGATGTGCTGGTCTTGCAGGAGGTCGATTTCGACGCGGATGGCCTGGCCCTGGCCGCGCTGGCCGATGCGGTGGAGGCTGCGGGCCTGTCCTATCCGTATCGTCTGGCGCTCAGGCCCAATACGGGCCGGCCCACCGGGGTCGATATCGACGGGGACGGGCGCAGCTGGCGGGCGCGCGATGCGCAGGGCTATGGGCATTTCAACGGGCAGGGGGGGATGGCGGTGCTGTCGCGCCATCCCATCGGGGCGGTGCGGGATTTCTCGGATCTCCTGTGGGCGGACCTGCCGGGGAGTGCCGCGCAAGCTGTTCTGCCGCAAGCGGCGTTGCCGGTCCTGCGGTTGGCCAGCGTGGCTGCTTGGGATGTGGCGGTGGAGCTGCCGGGTGGGCCGCTGCACCTGTTGGCGCTGCATGCCACGCCGCCGGTTTTCGACGGTCCGGAGGATCGCAACGGCTGGCGCAATGCCGATGAATTGCGGTTCTGGGCGCTGTACCTTGATGGCTGGTCGCCGGGTGGCCTGCCCTTTGCCGCGCGTGATTTCGCGGTGATCGGCACGTTGAACGTCGATCCAAGCCGGGGGGAGGGGCGGCGCGAGGGGCTGGGCGCGCTGCTCGATCATCCGCGCCTGCAGGACGTGGTGCCGCGTCGCCCCGGTGGCGGGATGGAAACCGCCGATTGGCCCGATCCCGTGCCGGGCGATCTGCGGGTGGATTACATCCTGCCCGCGGCCCGGCTGACGGTCACGGGCGCGGGCGTGCTCTGGCCCGAGGGGGAGGAGGGGGCGCTGCCCGCCTCGGTCGCGGCGATGGCGTCGGACCATCGGCTGGTCTGGATCGATCTGGCATGGCCGCCCGAGTGA
- the leuD gene encoding 3-isopropylmalate dehydratase small subunit, whose amino-acid sequence MEKFTKLSGIAAPMPLVNIDTDMIIPKQFLKTIQRSGLGKNLFDEMRYTQDGQEIPDFVLNKPQYRNAQIIVAGDNFGCGSSREHAPWALLDFGIRCVISTSFADIFFNNCFKNGILPIVLPQEDVDKLMDDAQRGANAVITVDLENQTITGPDGGEISFEVDPFRKHCLLNGLDDIGLTLEKAASIDSFEAQAAQSRPWV is encoded by the coding sequence ATGGAAAAATTCACCAAGCTGAGCGGCATCGCCGCGCCCATGCCGCTGGTCAATATCGACACGGACATGATCATCCCCAAGCAGTTCCTGAAGACGATCCAGCGGTCTGGTCTGGGCAAGAACCTGTTCGACGAGATGCGCTACACGCAGGACGGCCAGGAAATTCCCGATTTCGTGCTGAACAAGCCGCAATACCGCAACGCGCAGATCATCGTCGCGGGCGACAATTTCGGCTGCGGGTCGAGCCGCGAGCACGCGCCCTGGGCGCTTCTGGATTTCGGCATCCGCTGCGTGATCTCGACCAGTTTCGCCGACATCTTCTTCAACAATTGCTTCAAGAACGGCATCCTGCCCATCGTCTTGCCGCAAGAAGACGTGGACAAGCTGATGGATGACGCGCAGCGCGGTGCGAATGCGGTCATCACTGTCGACCTTGAAAACCAGACGATCACCGGCCCCGATGGCGGCGAGATTTCCTTCGAGGTGGACCCGTTCCGCAAGCATTGCCTGCTCAACGGGCTCGACGATATCGGCCTGACGCTCGAGAAGGCGGCATCCATCGACAGCTTCGAGGCGCAGGCCGCGCAAAGCCGCCCCTGGGTCTGA